The following DNA comes from Eleginops maclovinus isolate JMC-PN-2008 ecotype Puerto Natales chromosome 8, JC_Emac_rtc_rv5, whole genome shotgun sequence.
GGATGTCTTCTGTATGAGGTGAGCTCATATAAACACTGTCAAGGTTTTTTACACCTTTTCCAAAGTCAAATTCAAGCATTTTTAACCCTTTTACAGCTGTGGTTAATGaatatgcacatacagtacGTATGGCCTGCTTTAGACGATGATGAAAAGGAGATCCCAGGGATAAAGATATGTAGTGGGCCTAGCATCGGTCCCAGGGACATCTGAGCAGCTTCTGATGGATCACCTCTCCGTCACACGTCTTGCAGACCGGCTGCAGGATGAGGAAACCGTCAGAGGTCCTTGTTGCATTGGTTTGTTAGAAGTCTTCACCAGGAATTTCTTCCCATTTCTTTTCCTGCAGATGGCAGCGCTGCAGAGTCCGTTTTATGGGGACAAGATGAACCTGCTCTCCCTCTGCCAGAAGATCGAGAAGTGCGATTACCCCCCGCTCCCTCCGGACCATCACTCTGAGAAGGTAGATGAGGAATCATTCACTGAGACATTTAACCTGTTAGCTGTGCATGCCAACACAAATCAGTCTCAAACAGAAACCAAAGCACCCTCCGCCTCAAATAGAAAGGTTTTGTGCGTTGTGTGCATCTCAATCATGTCCTAATGAAGCCCTCTTCCCCTCAGCTGCGGGAGCTGGTCAGCATGTGCATCAACCAAGACCCAGACCAGCGGCCGGACATCGTCTTTGTGCTGCAGATCGCCAAACAGATGCACCTGTGGACCTCCAGCACCTGAGCCCCCCCGCTGAGGAGCTCAGTGCTCAACCTCGCGTCCACAGGAGGACGATGGAAGCTCCGCCCCCTCTCCTGTCCTGTCATGGAGGATGTGAAGAGCCCAGGAGTGGTGCAGCAATTAGACTTTCTGAAATGCAAAGGAGACTTTTCTGCAGCTCGGGATGAAGAGCTGTCTCACTCCAGCGGGGTGCATTCCATACAGACTGGGACTTTGAGTGTCCGTCGTtgtaatctgttttattttgtcaatttAAGTACATTCTGTAGGAGTCAGATTAACAAACTGTGTATTAGCAATTACTGATTTGTCTTCTTTGATAGTTTACATACAGCGTGTATCTCCTGTAGAGAGCCCAGTGTGACTGCTTCATTATTACATCACTTCTCTGGGACCCAGTCTCACTATTCTGTTACGTTTTTGAGACTCTGTCCctaaaaacaattaataaatgatctggAATTAAGGAGAACCTGCCAGCCTTTACAGTCCGTCCTTCTGCTGTGTGTCAAGTCTTGAGAAACTGGCTTTGCAGACTGCATCTTTCTGAGCTATACAAAGATTCTATTTaggtgcattctgggaaatgtagttccTCTGGTAAGGCGGGCTCTGCTGCCTCAGCTTTGACACCCCTCTGTGGGaacttgtaatgttttgtatGATGCCGACATACTTTCCCCGTTAACCGTTCAAAGTGGATTTTAAATTAACTTTAattatctatattttgttttgagttAAGGACTTAAATAATCTTAGGAAGTGCTGAacaagtgtttttgtgtgaatgcAGACCATAGTTACTGTGAATCTGTAGGAATGTGATGCTGTGATGCCATTTTGAGGTAATATGCTAAACAATGTCTATATTTACTGAACAGTGCCTTATCACACACAGTACCTGTGCcaatataataaacatattGCATACAGATTGTTTGTGCCATTACTCTTTACCTTCTTATTGCAACACCCTGCTATCCACAggacctttattttgaagttcaaaccatttaaaccaaataaataaagggtAACTCTCCTGTGGTCACATTACACCCCCTGGTGAAAAGTTCAAAAGAAATCAGTACATTTTATGACCAACATGTATAATTTCTAAGTGTTTAAGATACCATGTGTGCTATTTACGCTGATTGGACTCTTTATGTACAGATGTTTGACTCCTACTCCCCTTCTTCTAAGTTTAGCCATATGAACAGTTTAAGTTCTGTGTGAAGTGGTTTTAAAGTTTGACATTTCTTATTTACGTAAACTTATACatctaaatatatttcacacacaATATTTACTGTGGATTTTGTCGCCtatcatttccatttttaaacaCCAGATATTCAACAGATTAATAATCCCTTAATAACTGAAACACAATCAGTCCCCTGTCAAAGTCATACTTGGATATAGAGCCTCAGTTAATTAGGTCTTGAACCTGTTAAGCTGGCCCTTTAGTCTCGTTTCTTTGCCTCCCCGACTGTCTCTTGGTAGTGGGAGGAGTGGGGAGCGTGCATTTTATATGTATACAAAAGAATCATAGTAAGACAACATGAATCAACTCAAACACTTTTATTGTAAATTATGGAAAAACAAACCATCGCGTCAGGGATTCTGAAGCTAGTGAGTTACATGAAGAAGACAGTATTTTTAGGAGGTGTCCATAGTGAGTACGCTCTCCTCCACCACGTCCAGGTTCAGCGGGGTCACCAGCTTCGACAGCACGCCCGTGGTTCCTCTCTTGTACTTGTAGTCGCCGGTTCTACATCGGGGAACACGACAGGTTTCAGTCAAACACACGAGAGAGACTCCATCAGCACAGACACACGTTCGTTAGGGAAATCCAACTCAGCACGGCAAGAAGAGAGAGTCAGAAAGGTGGTTAGTGCGGGTCGGCGGTACAGATGGAGTCACTATTCTATCACTGTTTTGAATGTTATATGttctatattaaaaaaaggtgcaAAAAATACCGTCCTGCCTTCAGCACAATATTAAAAGAATGTTCGACTGAAAGAAACCCTGAATTAGTTCATATTCTCTTTTCAGGAGCGGACCAAACACCGTGTAAATGTTCTAAACCTCGGTGTAAAGAGTTCCTCCTCATCCTGATTTATATATGCGACTCTCCTCCTTCAGGGGACCGAGCGGGGCAGCTGGATATGAGAGATTATATGGCAAGAGCCAGGCTTGGGGAGTTACAGATGACATGTAACGGGATTGAAAAATGGTAAACATTAACAAGggaatataaaaagaaaaaaggcagttACAATACAAATCCATACATCATGATTATAAGGATAAATGGAGACACTGTCTGAATTCTATTCTTTTATgcctctttattttaaatatccttACATGCAGGCGGTGTACACCTGATTTATTTCAACAAAACggctgtgtttgcttttaattcCTGTATTAAACTTAGGCGGCATTTGTAAACTACTATTCTGTATGTCTAACCTTTAATaggacacatttttaatactgaatatgttttcttttctaaagTCACATTGTTCTGTCGTCTGACTAAATACACTATAGTTACTTAATACTTAAGTagtatctatatctatatctatatttcTTTCAATCGTTGGAGAACAGCTACTGCTCGACAAACTTGCACTTTTCCAACTCTGCACGGTATATCCCCCCCACCCTGTTGGTTAGTAACACACTCAGAAGTGACGGGGGGGCTGTTAGCTGTGCACTCTGTCACCACCACACTCTGTACTCACTGCTGCAAGGCTTCACGCTCATTTAGTCTTCAAGCAGAACGAGCAACAAGACAACAAGTCAGCCACAGCTCGTCATGACTCAATCACCCAGCATGCTTAGCGGCAGGCTCTTAATTAACCATAGTAATTAAAACTGGAACAACTGGGCGTCAGTCTGTAATGAAGGTATATTTAGTGTGTCCCCCCCCAGGATCAAGTCCTCACCTGACTCCCTTCTTGTTGGCCTCGTCGTGGGGCCGGATGTAGTCCAGGTTGCCCTTGGTGATGACACACAGGTCGATGTTGCTGCCGGAGCCGAGGTCGTTAAAGATTCCTGCAGCGATGGCGTCTCGCACCAGCCGCTTGGCATCCTCCTCCTGTCGACAGAGAAACAGATGATCAGTATTGAGGCTCGATTGAAAATCTGATCTTACAGGAGAGTGTATtgtgagagaggggggggctCACCTCCATGTCAGGCTTGTAGCGATCCTCAAACACCGCCATGGCAGCCAGAGAGCCCGAGCCTGCAGGGAGGAATCATGTTTATAATTAGGCCATAAATTAAATCTCTGTCAGTGAAGTCCAATCTAAAATTTGGAGTCGTTTACATCATTCTATAAAAGTGTAAATAAGCTACAGTCCATTAGAATAAACAGGTGGAGGTCAGAGGCGAGTGTGGGGTGTTGGAGACGTACCCATGGTGACGTAGGGCAGCTTGTCAGTGGAGCCGTGGGGGTAGATGCTGTAGAGGTGAGGGCCGTTACAGTCCACTCCGCCCAGAACCAGAGCCGCCCCAATGTAGCCCTGatacctgaaacacacacaacaggagTTTCTCAAAAATAAAGAGGATGTATAAAAGGCTGACCCaatgagaggaagcagagacaTGAGacaagccccgccccctctcATGTTACAGCCTGCTGTCAGttcagtttctctttctgttcgACATGTTCGTGTTCGTCCTTCAGCAAAAGTAagttatattcattatttaataagATAGGAGTTTGGAATTCCATTTGCATACAGTGAGGTTGTAACTTAACCAGCTTTTTATTTAGCAGTCGAGTAGTGCGCTGACATCGAGCTGCAGCTTTTATTTGTGCATC
Coding sequences within:
- the psmb7 gene encoding proteasome subunit beta type-7 isoform X1; its protein translation is MATLVVRQPPVGGFSFDNCKRNALLLGEANKVGSSLPSARKTGTTICGIVFKDGVVLGADTRATEGMVVADKNCSKIHHISPNIYCCGAGTAADTEMTTQIISSNLELHALSTGRVPRVATANRMLKQMLFRYQGYIGAALVLGGVDCNGPHLYSIYPHGSTDKLPYVTMGSGSLAAMAVFEDRYKPDMEEEDAKRLVRDAIAAGIFNDLGSGSNIDLCVITKGNLDYIRPHDEANKKGVRTGDYKYKRGTTGVLSKLVTPLNLDVVEESVLTMDTS